Proteins encoded within one genomic window of Pongo pygmaeus isolate AG05252 chromosome 4, NHGRI_mPonPyg2-v2.0_pri, whole genome shotgun sequence:
- the PDLIM7 gene encoding PDZ and LIM domain protein 7 isoform X3 produces MARMRVASHTSKLRTRSGPVGSASAWASAEPSRFRANRRRRPTSTQAPTLSCPPALPGCVSAQASAPAADPPRYTFAPSVSLNKTARPFGAPPPADSAPQQNGQPLRPLVPDASKQRLMENTEDWRPRPGTGQSRSFRILAHLTGTEFMQDPDEEHLKKSRDHTPANWTLLGEAALPIPTPVGPGIQLGSFHAPRHLPWGQQDPGWGVGPCQEAQPCRALNGRSCSQVPRTEAPAPASSTPQETWPGPTAPSPTSRPPWAVDPAFAERYAPDKTSTVLTRHSQPATPTPLQSRTSIVQAAAGGVPGGGSNNGKTPVCHQCHKVIRGRYLVALGHAYHPEEFVCSQCGKVLEEGGFFEEKGAIFCPPCYDVRYAPSCAKCKKKITGEIMHALKMTWHVHCFTCAACKMPIRNRAFYMEEGVPYCERDYEKMFGTKCHGCDFKIDAGDRFLEALGFSWHDTCFVCAVRAPPLELSPKPPGPLFAPREMQEKLGRGLSCCPQPHVTGPLLSLDMSDQPGRKDLLLQEGQASLQEPCLLSCVSPFCPQLPRWPLA; encoded by the exons ATGGCGAGAATGCGGGTAGCCTCACACACATCGAAGCTCAGAACAAGATCCGGGCCTGTGGGGAGCGCCTCAGCCTGGGCCTCAGCAG AGCCCAGCCGGTTCAGAGCAAACCGCAGAAG GCGCCCCACTTCCACCCAGGCCCCCACCCTATCCTGCCCGCCCGCCCTGCCCGGCTGTGTCTCTGCCCAGGCCTCCGCCCCCGCCGCGGACCCTCCGCGGTACACCTTTGCACCCAGCGTCTCCCTCAACAAGACGGCCCGGCCCTTTGGGGCGCCCCCGCCCGCTGACAGCGCCCCGCAGCAGAATGG ACAGCCGCTCCGACCGCTGGTCCCAGACGCCAGCAAGCAGCGGCTGATGGAGAACACGGAGGACTGGCGGCCGCGGCCGGGGACAGGCCAGTCGCGTTCCTTCCGCATCCTTGCCCACCTCACAGGCACCGAGTTCA TGCAAGACCCGGATGAGGAGCACCTGAAGAAATCAAG AGACCACACACCAGCTAACTGGACGTTGCTAGGAGAAGCTGCCCTTCCCATCCCTACCCCAGTGGGACCTGGAATCCAACTCGGCAGTTTCCATGCCCCCAGGCATCTCCCATGGGGCCAGCAGGACCCAGGTTGGGGGGTGGGGCCATGCCAGGAAGCTCAGCCATGCAGGGCCTTGAATGGCAGATCTTGCAGCCAGGTGCCCAGGACagaagccccagccccagcctcatcTACACCCCAGGAGACCTGGCCTG GCCCTACCGCCCCCAGCCCTACCAGCCGCCCGCCCTGGGCTGTGGACCCTGCGTTTGCCGAGCGCTATGCCCCGGACAAAACGAGCACAGTGCTGACCCGGCACAGCCAGCCGGCCACGCCCACGCCGCTGCAGAGCCGCACCTCCATTGTGCAGGCAGCTGCCGGAGGGGTGCCAGGAGGGGGCAGCAACAACGGCAAGACTCCCGTGTGTCACCAGTGCCACAAGGTCATCCG GGGCCGCTACCTGGTGGCGCTGGGCCACGCGTACCACCCGGAGGAGTTTGTGTGTAGCCAGTGTGGGAAGGTCCTGGAAGAGGGTGGCTTCTTTGAGGAGAAGGGCGCCATTTTCTGCCCACCATGCTATGACGTGCGCTATGCACCCAGCTGCGCCAAGTGCAAGAagaagattacaggc GAGATCATGCACGCCCTGAAGATGACCTGGCACGTGCACTGCTTTACCTGTGCTGCCTGCAAGATGCCCATCCGGAACAGGGCCTTCTACATGGAGGAGGGCGTGCCCTATTGCGAGCGAG ACTATGAGAAGATGTTTGGCACAAAATGCCATGGCTGTGACTTCAAGATCGACGCTGGGGACCGCTTCCTGGAGGCCCTGGGCTTCAGCTGGCATGACACCTGCTTCGTCTGCGCGGTGAGAGCCCCGCCCCTCGAACTCAGCCCCAAGCCCCCCGGCCCTCTGTTCGCTCCCCGGGAGATGCAGGAGAAGTTGGGAAGGGGCCTCTCCTGCTGCCCCCAACCCCATGTGACTGGGCCTTTGCTGTCCTTAGATATGTCAGATCAACCTGGAAGGAAAGACCTTCTACTCCAAGAAGGACAGGCCTCTCTGCAAGAGCCATGCCTTCTCTCATGTGTGAGCCCCTTCTGCCCACAGCTGCCGCGGTGGCCCCTAGCCTGA
- the PDLIM7 gene encoding PDZ and LIM domain protein 7 isoform X14 yields the protein MARMRVASHTSKLRTRSGPVGSASAWASAEPSRFRANRRRRPTSTQAPTLSCPPALPGCVSAQASAPAADPPRYTFAPSVSLNKTARPFGAPPPADSAPQQNGQPLRPLVPDASKQRLMENTEDWRPRPGTGQSRSFRILAHLTGTEFMQDPDEEHLKKSSQVPRTEAPAPASSTPQETWPGPTAPSPTSRPPWAVDPAFAERYAPDKTSTVLTRHSQPATPTPLQSRTSIVQAAAGGVPGGGSNNGKTPVCHQCHKVIRGRYLVALGHAYHPEEFVCSQCGKVLEEGGFFEEKGAIFCPPCYDVRYAPSCAKCKKKITGEIMHALKMTWHVHCFTCAACKMPIRNRAFYMEEGVPYCERDYEKMFGTKCHGCDFKIDAGDRFLEALGFSWHDTCFVCAICQINLEGKTFYSKKDRPLCKSHAFSHV from the exons ATGGCGAGAATGCGGGTAGCCTCACACACATCGAAGCTCAGAACAAGATCCGGGCCTGTGGGGAGCGCCTCAGCCTGGGCCTCAGCAG AGCCCAGCCGGTTCAGAGCAAACCGCAGAAG GCGCCCCACTTCCACCCAGGCCCCCACCCTATCCTGCCCGCCCGCCCTGCCCGGCTGTGTCTCTGCCCAGGCCTCCGCCCCCGCCGCGGACCCTCCGCGGTACACCTTTGCACCCAGCGTCTCCCTCAACAAGACGGCCCGGCCCTTTGGGGCGCCCCCGCCCGCTGACAGCGCCCCGCAGCAGAATGG ACAGCCGCTCCGACCGCTGGTCCCAGACGCCAGCAAGCAGCGGCTGATGGAGAACACGGAGGACTGGCGGCCGCGGCCGGGGACAGGCCAGTCGCGTTCCTTCCGCATCCTTGCCCACCTCACAGGCACCGAGTTCA TGCAAGACCCGGATGAGGAGCACCTGAAGAAATCAAG CCAGGTGCCCAGGACagaagccccagccccagcctcatcTACACCCCAGGAGACCTGGCCTG GCCCTACCGCCCCCAGCCCTACCAGCCGCCCGCCCTGGGCTGTGGACCCTGCGTTTGCCGAGCGCTATGCCCCGGACAAAACGAGCACAGTGCTGACCCGGCACAGCCAGCCGGCCACGCCCACGCCGCTGCAGAGCCGCACCTCCATTGTGCAGGCAGCTGCCGGAGGGGTGCCAGGAGGGGGCAGCAACAACGGCAAGACTCCCGTGTGTCACCAGTGCCACAAGGTCATCCG GGGCCGCTACCTGGTGGCGCTGGGCCACGCGTACCACCCGGAGGAGTTTGTGTGTAGCCAGTGTGGGAAGGTCCTGGAAGAGGGTGGCTTCTTTGAGGAGAAGGGCGCCATTTTCTGCCCACCATGCTATGACGTGCGCTATGCACCCAGCTGCGCCAAGTGCAAGAagaagattacaggc GAGATCATGCACGCCCTGAAGATGACCTGGCACGTGCACTGCTTTACCTGTGCTGCCTGCAAGATGCCCATCCGGAACAGGGCCTTCTACATGGAGGAGGGCGTGCCCTATTGCGAGCGAG ACTATGAGAAGATGTTTGGCACAAAATGCCATGGCTGTGACTTCAAGATCGACGCTGGGGACCGCTTCCTGGAGGCCCTGGGCTTCAGCTGGCATGACACCTGCTTCGTCTGCGCG ATATGTCAGATCAACCTGGAAGGAAAGACCTTCTACTCCAAGAAGGACAGGCCTCTCTGCAAGAGCCATGCCTTCTCTCATGTGTGA
- the PDLIM7 gene encoding PDZ and LIM domain protein 7 isoform X13, protein MENTEDWRPRPGTGQSRSFRILAHLTGTEFMQDPDEEHLKKSRDHTPANWTLLGEAALPIPTPVGPGIQLGSFHAPRHLPWGQQDPGWGVGPCQEAQPCRALNGRSCSQVPRTEAPAPASSTPQETWPGPTAPSPTSRPPWAVDPAFAERYAPDKTSTVLTRHSQPATPTPLQSRTSIVQAAAGGVPGGGSNNGKTPVCHQCHKVIRGRYLVALGHAYHPEEFVCSQCGKVLEEGGFFEEKGAIFCPPCYDVRYAPSCAKCKKKITGEIMHALKMTWHVHCFTCAACKMPIRNRAFYMEEGVPYCERDYEKMFGTKCHGCDFKIDAGDRFLEALGFSWHDTCFVCAVRAPPLELSPKPPGPLFAPREMQEKLGRGLSCCPQPHVTGPLLSLDMSDQPGRKDLLLQEGQASLQEPCLLSCVSPFCPQLPRWPLA, encoded by the exons ATGGAGAACACGGAGGACTGGCGGCCGCGGCCGGGGACAGGCCAGTCGCGTTCCTTCCGCATCCTTGCCCACCTCACAGGCACCGAGTTCA TGCAAGACCCGGATGAGGAGCACCTGAAGAAATCAAG AGACCACACACCAGCTAACTGGACGTTGCTAGGAGAAGCTGCCCTTCCCATCCCTACCCCAGTGGGACCTGGAATCCAACTCGGCAGTTTCCATGCCCCCAGGCATCTCCCATGGGGCCAGCAGGACCCAGGTTGGGGGGTGGGGCCATGCCAGGAAGCTCAGCCATGCAGGGCCTTGAATGGCAGATCTTGCAGCCAGGTGCCCAGGACagaagccccagccccagcctcatcTACACCCCAGGAGACCTGGCCTG GCCCTACCGCCCCCAGCCCTACCAGCCGCCCGCCCTGGGCTGTGGACCCTGCGTTTGCCGAGCGCTATGCCCCGGACAAAACGAGCACAGTGCTGACCCGGCACAGCCAGCCGGCCACGCCCACGCCGCTGCAGAGCCGCACCTCCATTGTGCAGGCAGCTGCCGGAGGGGTGCCAGGAGGGGGCAGCAACAACGGCAAGACTCCCGTGTGTCACCAGTGCCACAAGGTCATCCG GGGCCGCTACCTGGTGGCGCTGGGCCACGCGTACCACCCGGAGGAGTTTGTGTGTAGCCAGTGTGGGAAGGTCCTGGAAGAGGGTGGCTTCTTTGAGGAGAAGGGCGCCATTTTCTGCCCACCATGCTATGACGTGCGCTATGCACCCAGCTGCGCCAAGTGCAAGAagaagattacaggc GAGATCATGCACGCCCTGAAGATGACCTGGCACGTGCACTGCTTTACCTGTGCTGCCTGCAAGATGCCCATCCGGAACAGGGCCTTCTACATGGAGGAGGGCGTGCCCTATTGCGAGCGAG ACTATGAGAAGATGTTTGGCACAAAATGCCATGGCTGTGACTTCAAGATCGACGCTGGGGACCGCTTCCTGGAGGCCCTGGGCTTCAGCTGGCATGACACCTGCTTCGTCTGCGCGGTGAGAGCCCCGCCCCTCGAACTCAGCCCCAAGCCCCCCGGCCCTCTGTTCGCTCCCCGGGAGATGCAGGAGAAGTTGGGAAGGGGCCTCTCCTGCTGCCCCCAACCCCATGTGACTGGGCCTTTGCTGTCCTTAGATATGTCAGATCAACCTGGAAGGAAAGACCTTCTACTCCAAGAAGGACAGGCCTCTCTGCAAGAGCCATGCCTTCTCTCATGTGTGAGCCCCTTCTGCCCACAGCTGCCGCGGTGGCCCCTAGCCTGA